A single Gopherus flavomarginatus isolate rGopFla2 chromosome 24, rGopFla2.mat.asm, whole genome shotgun sequence DNA region contains:
- the CAPS gene encoding calcyphosin — protein sequence MANPEDQGMETHMRPIEKLRAQCLARGSAGIKGLARVFHIMDDDKSRSLDLAEFVKGLSSAGIMLGSREAQQIFSLCDKNSSGTMDFDEFLEVLRPPMSAARKQIIADAFHKLDKTGAGVVSVEDLHGVYDGRTHPKYQSGEWTEEQVFRAFLDSFDSPNDKDGKVTGEEFLNYYSGVSASIDSDDYFVAMMKRAWKL from the exons ATGGCTAACCCAGAGGACCAAGGAATGGAGACACACATGCGTCCCATAGAAAAGCTCAGGGCACAGTGCTTGGCAAGAGGCTCAGCTGGCATTAAGGGGCTGGCCAG AGTTTTCCACATCATGGATGATGATAAGAGCAGGTCCTTGGACCTAGCAGAGTTTGTGAAAGGCCTGAGCTCAGCTGGCATCATGCTGGGAAGCAGGGAGGCACAGCAAATCTTCAGCCTCTGTGACAAGAACAGCAGTGGCACGATGGATTTTGATGAGTTCCTGGAAGTCCTGAGG CCACCCATGTCAGCTGCCAGGAAGCAGATTATAGCTGATGCATTTCACAAACTGGACAAGACTGGCGCTGGCGTGGTGAGCGTGGAGGATCTCCATGGGGTGTATGACGGCAGAACTCACCCCAAGTACCAGAGCGGGGAATGGACAGAGGAGCAGGTGTTCCGAGCATTCCTGGACAGCTTTGACTCGCCCAATGACAAGGATGGGAAG GTCACAGGCGAGGAGTTCCTGAACTACTACAGTGGGGTGAGCGCATCCATTGACAGCGATGACTACTTCGTGGCTATGATGAAGAGAGCCTGGAAGCTGTAG